The Scleropages formosus chromosome 20, fSclFor1.1, whole genome shotgun sequence genomic interval AAAAGTTTATccacaaaatgtttacattaaataaatgttagttGAACTGGACacaataagtaaaaaataaaatggagtTTCATACTGTTTGTTGGGACAATTTGTGGTCCAAGGAAGTTAGAGACTATGAATAAAAGCCTGGAGGTACTTCAGCTAAACTTGACTCAGAAGTGGAAAATTTACAACCTTAACATACAACCACTTCATGTGAAATTTCTTGATGTCTTCTTGAAGTTCTAATAGCGATGTAGGAGACCTACCTACTCCAGCCCCGACACCATCGCACACTCCTCATTCTCAATGCCATCTGGTCGCACTCagttcctccttcttctccaacTTGAGCTCCAGTGCAGCTGCCATGTCCTCCAACAGCTTCTCCCGAAAGCTGTCCTCTTCCCTGTGGAGCTGGTGCCGGTAGTATCCCCCCAGTGCGCTCATCTCCTCCACTTTCTCGAGCAGCTCACTCCCCAGCGCCCTCCTTTTGGCTTGGGAACCACAGCTGAGAACCAGCGGTTTGTGAAAGCACATGGAAAGCATAGCCTCGAGCTCCCCAGGCAACCCCTCCAGCAGCTGGCTGGGTACAATGGAGCTCTTGATGGATCCTGTATGGGTGAGGACTGGCAGCACATAACTGAGCGCCTCTTCCCCTATCAGGTTCAGGAGTGTTCTCAGGGTTCGAGCTGCATCAGCATCCATCCTTCTGCCAGGTGCAGGGATCTGCATGAGCAGTAGGAAGGCATGAGGCCCTGGACTGGCCAGCTGAAGGCTCCGCAAGGCCTCCCATGCCCTCTCCCGTACCCCTAGGGAAGATCCCAGCAGATCTGGAGTGTTCACCACGGTCACCTGCCTTCCCCCCACCACAGCCCTCCAGCTTACGCTCCTTGTAGAAACACCCAGGGTCCATCCCTCCAgttggctgctgctgctgcagcccagtAGAGCATCCAGTACCAAGCTCTGCCCAACAGCTTCTGGACCCACAAGGATCACTCATAGCACATAGTCCTGGGGGTTCCTGATGACTTGGGCTGAGCTTTGGAATTGTCCTCTTTGGTGAGAGTTGCCTCTGACGAGCCctgtaaaaagaacaaataccAAGTTCTAAACGCAATAAATTAATGTTCATAATACAATTCCAAGTAATgcacttaataaaaataaactgaacttaATCAGAAAGGCTACAGTATGATCATATTTATCCATACAAATGGGTCAAGCACAGTATTTTTGGACACGTAATTCACCGTTCGGACAGTGTCCAGTAAGAACGCATCaccaaaagaaataaaatatataactaaTCACAAAATGCCCAAAGCATCGAGCCAGCGTGGAGTAACTGTATGAGGCAGGGGTTACTCCTGGATCCATGGTATAAATGCAAGGTGGGAGAGCATGCGGAATGGCTGAGTACTTCAGCAGGAAAGCGACCCACCGCTGACTGATGCAAGGAGTTTGGTCACAGCCACCACAAATTTCGTCAGAGTGGTAATCGCACCTGGAGCAGGAAAACAAGGGATGGTGTCAACATCAGAAATTGTGAAGGTGGAGTTATGAATCCAGATTTTGATAACAGCTTGGAGTTTAAACAGTagcatgaaaatgaaaggacagaaaatattacaactacaaaaatgtgttttttccatctcaaggtaaagttttatacagtatgtggccCAATCAGAAACTTCTAAGACTGGCAGCTGCATGGTGATACTGCTGTTGGCTAAGGGTTAGGGTCAGCAGCCAGTCTTAGAGTTTAATGGTGGTACCATGTACAATATATCCTCCCAAAACTCAGGAGAAAAGATTTGGAGAAATTTCGAAAGTCTACAGAAAGCTGTCGAAGTGCCAACATGTGGATCATTGAATATCACTGAAAGGCATACAAGGATCTGTCGAGTGGACGGACAGAAATACTGGGTCATAGACTGACCGGGTCTTGGGAGGATACTGAACTATTGATTTAGTTGAAGTCAATAAATGACACACAGTGCTGATAAGATTAATATGTTCTCAAACTGTAACAAAGCTACTGTTCACAATAGGACCCCCTCTAAATATTATACGAAAAAGCTTTCCCCACTGATTATGATCCTCCACAATGTTGACAGCCACTTCAACAGGGCCTGAAACCCTGAAAGACAAGCACACCTCTGTCAGACAAGTCACACAGCTTCCTATtccttggaaagaaaaaaaaaaaatctccattaCTTCTTTGCTTCACAGAATCTTTTATTGGAAATGACGGCCAAATCCTGCACTTTGTcacttttatttgttaattatcACAGTGATGACTGTGTTGGCAGCTCAGCATTTACAGCAGGACAGACAGGTGAGCGAGTGCCCAGATCTTACTCAGAAGGGTCTGCAGGAGGCAAGTCACCCAGCTCCAGAGGGACGTCAGGCCTGCATGGGACAGAAATGTTGACCACGGCTAGAACCACCTCTGAGGATCTTGGTAACATGACAATGTGTGTGGAGTGCAGGTACCCAGATTTAGTCTCGGTACTTTGTAACTACAGTTGGTATCATTATTGCTATTGTTCGATAGCTTCATAGTTTGTACAGAGCGACTTAAGTTAGGCTTGGTCAACACATGCGCTTGCAAGATCACGTGGTGTCTATGATGATCATTATTCAGGATGAGAAGCTGAGCTGCAGCTTTAACATCCCGGGACTAGACTTGACACGGTCGTTTagcaaaaaaacagcagcagcttgaAGGTAAAGTCCAGGTATTACAAAGAAACTAGGGCTAAGAGCACAGAGTGAGATACTATGAGAAAAATCCTGAGCAAgtcaaaagttgcaggtttgattcccacctccagctgtagttcccttgagcaaggtacttaccctgaactgctccggaaaaaaattacccagctgtataaatgggtaccttaacactaagttgcttgggagaaaagtgtcagatacatttaaatttattcatttaagtcaGATGTTTGGACAGTTTCATGGGGAAAGACCAGAAGAGTGGAAGGTGGATGACAGCTGAGATGCCTGACTCCACAGCTTGGAGGTAGTAcaagtgtgcatgtgtttgaCAGCATGATGTAGACTGTTTACAGCTGTTACAAACACAATGCAGCAGTAACCAGGCAACGTAAAGAATCCTCTTTATTCTTCAAGGTGAGATGAGCAGCGTGTCGTGTGAAACTGCAAGTCCTTTGGTGATATGATGGTGCAGACACACGGAGCTCCTTTGAGAACTTACCTGTGAGAGAACATATCATACGTATCGGCCACCTTATCACGGTTGGGAGACCTGGACGGGGGGGatggaaaatgtgcagaaatgctGAGGAACATCTCACAGGGAAGCTCTCTCACATTCAAACACACtgatatgtacatttattccttttgtcaacggttttctccaaagcagcttacaatgctgttacctaaaattaattaaatttaccactgggtaattttactggaacaatttagggttgAAGGTTATATTACAATACAGAGTAGTACGGGGAAATATTGACAATATCCCGTGGTAAAGGTGAACGGGTGCAGAAAACGAGTGCAGATAAAGATGTCCAAGGAGCAGACCTTGTGAGAACCTGTAGAGCAGATAGCCCAACACTGACAGTACTGCAGTGGACACACTGTTGAAGCTCACCCACAGATCTGAAAATATCAACATGTAGAAATGTTCAAACCTGCACACGCAGCATTTGTTCAACAGACatgatgtaaacacacacatcatagAGAAATAACTCCAGAAATTGGACCAATAAGTATAATaatgcagctggtagcataatggtaaGAGGTGCTGCCGCCTTTAGaacaaaaggttgcaggtttgaatcccagctgtagtacccttgagcaagggattTATTctaaattactcctgtaaaattgcccagctgtataaacagataacTAGCTCTATCTATCTAggtcaacattgtaagtcgctttggagaaaagcatcagctaaatgagttaaATACTGTGACTTGCTCCaggggactacagcagcagtgggatttgaatcagCACACTTCCAATTACAAACCCATTTCCTTACTCTGCTAATCAGCAGTAGATTTACCAATGtagtacagtgtaaatgtaaccatCTCCCCACCTGTTGCAGTGTCTTCCAATTGCGTCCCGTCCCCACAGGGATACGTTGCGGTACACGGACTGTCGGCTTTGCAGTCACATCCTTCCATGATCAGGCTAGCAGATGATAGAGTCTGAACTTCTTCCACAATTCCTCTTAGATCACTTCATGTTAACAAGCTGTACTGTATGAGTGTGAAGTTCACCAGTACTCAGGTCAggaaggactttttaaactacATGTGAAATGAGGAACAGGAACACTGAAGGCGTGTCACCAAACTGGTAAGACAAGGTAGGCCAGTCTGCAATTAACTGTTCAGAGATATTTTACCAAGAAATCAATGCAAACACACCAGTACTTCTccttattttaataaagcaagTATCAAAACATCTCAACTAATCATATAATATTTTTCAGTCCttattatatacaaaaacacTCTTCTCAATGCCAAATTacttaaacaaaatgaaaccaGTAATGTGTTTCTCCTGCCAGCTACAGTGAGTGGAGGCTGGATTGATCTTTGATCAATTTCAGTTTGCATAATTTATCACTCATTACAACTGTCTTATGTAATAACTACATAATTATAGTAGGAAGTGTGTTGGTGAAGGACCTGCTTTTGTAAACTCGAATCCGAGGAGAACAACTCTAGCAGAGCTGAGAAAGGAGACCTGAATTTCTGCAGTAAGCTGTATAGTTTACTAAAAGTTTGTCGTGCTACAAGTCTGTTAAGATGTTG includes:
- the LOC114909047 gene encoding GTPase IMAP family member 4-like translates to LVGPEAVGQSLVLDALLGCSSSSQLEGWTLGVSTRSVSWRAVVGGRQVTVVNTPDLLGSSLGVRERAWEALRSLQLASPGPHAFLLLMQIPAPGRRMDADAARTLRTLLNLIGEEALSYVLPVLTHTGSIKSSIVPSQLLEGLPGELEAMLSMCFHKPLVLSCGSQAKRRALGSELLEKVEEMSALGGYYRHQLHREEDSFREKLLEDMAAALELKLEKKEELSATRWH